A section of the Oncorhynchus gorbuscha isolate QuinsamMale2020 ecotype Even-year linkage group LG06, OgorEven_v1.0, whole genome shotgun sequence genome encodes:
- the LOC124037479 gene encoding filaggrin-2-like isoform X1 has translation MTSLEEVPFKSPLGPLQELGPLGGEIELVTAPEFTIPDHLQILQDTEYEFTLENWVMSALHGGCYRPWDAPPPSCPPYWLMFSSPQESRSASRWNSDLRGSVLRPRSHSLSSVDTRHLNHHPQPHPHHRCQHSHRKIKLMVSDSEDEAGYSEDDEGSSTEDNASDSKIQRGAYHGGERPRSQSSAPKHPLSRVKDHHLGSSGSSLAHHHSNQPSTGGERPRSQSSAPKHPLSRVKDHHLGSSGSSLAHHHSNQPSTGGRGYQGRNRRANSSSVLDCRRQGSFTGLKQEQGRTISPLCHGQASSPQCHGQASSPQCHSDQRPCRKDFRSQQQVSSSSGLEESFVRAGSPQCHGQASSPQCHGQASSPQCHGQASSPQCHGQASSPQCHGDQKHYSRKKQRSLWSTGRKNSVTPQRPSSAGPEIKNNRQTTLRPRSSHGIGCDSSAELLTALSQEERELLEAITEQGYPLHTAILALQKTGHRNPQQILSYLVASDRLCALGYEEAQVEEAMEMFQNCESKAGEFLQLLAQFNEMGFQQSAIKEVLLVHENHRERALEDLMTQHN, from the exons ATGACCAGTCTAGAGGAGGTTCCCTTTAAGAGCCCTCTGGGGCCACTACAGGAGCTGGGGCCCCTGGGAGGAGAGATAGAGCTGGTTACGGCCCCAGAGTTCACCATACCAGACCACCTCCAGATACTACAAGACACTGAG TATGAGTTCACCTTAGAGAACTGGGTGATGTCTGCGCTCCATGGAGGATGCTACCGACCCTGGGATGCCCCGCCCCCATCCTGTCCTCCGTACTGGCTCATGTTCTCCAGTCCCCAGGAGAGTCGCTCGGCCAGCAG GTGGAACAGTGATCTGCGGGGCTCTGTCCTCCGACCAAGGAGCCACAGCCTAAGCTCTGTGGACACACGTCACCTTAACCACCACCCtcaaccccacccccaccaccgtTGCCAGCATAGCCACCGAAAAATAAAGTTAATGGTCTCCGACTCGGAAGACGAAGCTGGCTACTCAGAAGACGACGAGGGCTCCTCCACTGAAGATAACGCCTCAGACTCAAAGATACAACGTGGAGCCTATCACGGTGGTGAACGGCCTCGGTCGCAAAGCTCTGCACCAAAACACCCATTATCCAGAGTTAAAGACCACCATCTTGGATCTTCAGGCTCTTCCTTGGCTCATCACCACTCTAACCAGCCTTCCACTGGTGGTGAACGGCCACGGTCGCAAAGCTCTGCACCAAAACACCCATTATCCAGAGTCAAAGACCACCATCTTGGATCTTCAGGCTCTTCCTTGGCTCATCACCACTCTAACCAGCCTTCCACTGGAGGTCGAGGCTACCAGGGTCGCAACAGGAGGGCCAACTCTTCCTCCGTCCTGGACTGCAGGAGGCAAGGGTCATTCACCGGGCTCAAACAGGAGCAGGGGCGTACCATCAGCCCACTTTGCCATGGTCAGGCCAGCAGTCCCCAGTGCCATGGTCAGGCCAGCAGTCCCCAGTGCCATAGCGATCAGAGGCCCTGCAGGAAGGATTTCAGAAGCCAGCAGCAGGTGTCATCGTCCTCTGGCCTGGAAGAGTCTTTTGTGCGGGCCGGTAGCCCTCAGTGCCATGGTCAGGCCAGCAGTCCCCAGTGCCATGGTCAGGCTAGCAGTCCCCAGTGCCATGGTCAGGCTAGCAGTCCCCAGTGCCATGGTCAGGCTAGCAGTCCCCAGTGCCATGGCGATCAGAAGCACTATAGCAGAAAGAAGCAGCGTTCTTTGTGGTCAACGGGAAGAAAAAACTCTGTGACCCCACAACGACCCTCTTCAGCTGGCCCTGAAATCAAGAACAACAGGCAGACT ACTCTGCGTCCGCGTAGCTCACACGGCATTGGCTGTGACTCATCTGCAGAGTTACTGACGGCCCTAagtcaggaagagagagagctactGGAGGCCATCACTGAGCAGGGCTACCCTCTACACACTGCCATCCTGGCTTTGCAGAAGACTGGCCACCGCAACCCACAACAG ATCCTGAGTTACCTGGTTGCCAGTGACCGTCTGTGTGCGCTGGGCTACGAAGAGGCTCAGGTGGAGGAGGCCATGGAGATGTTCCAGAACTGTGAGAGCAAG
- the LOC124037479 gene encoding filaggrin-2-like isoform X2 — MSALHGGCYRPWDAPPPSCPPYWLMFSSPQESRSASRWNSDLRGSVLRPRSHSLSSVDTRHLNHHPQPHPHHRCQHSHRKIKLMVSDSEDEAGYSEDDEGSSTEDNASDSKIQRGAYHGGERPRSQSSAPKHPLSRVKDHHLGSSGSSLAHHHSNQPSTGGERPRSQSSAPKHPLSRVKDHHLGSSGSSLAHHHSNQPSTGGRGYQGRNRRANSSSVLDCRRQGSFTGLKQEQGRTISPLCHGQASSPQCHGQASSPQCHSDQRPCRKDFRSQQQVSSSSGLEESFVRAGSPQCHGQASSPQCHGQASSPQCHGQASSPQCHGQASSPQCHGDQKHYSRKKQRSLWSTGRKNSVTPQRPSSAGPEIKNNRQTTLRPRSSHGIGCDSSAELLTALSQEERELLEAITEQGYPLHTAILALQKTGHRNPQQILSYLVASDRLCALGYEEAQVEEAMEMFQNCESKAGEFLQLLAQFNEMGFQQSAIKEVLLVHENHRERALEDLMTQHN; from the exons ATGTCTGCGCTCCATGGAGGATGCTACCGACCCTGGGATGCCCCGCCCCCATCCTGTCCTCCGTACTGGCTCATGTTCTCCAGTCCCCAGGAGAGTCGCTCGGCCAGCAG GTGGAACAGTGATCTGCGGGGCTCTGTCCTCCGACCAAGGAGCCACAGCCTAAGCTCTGTGGACACACGTCACCTTAACCACCACCCtcaaccccacccccaccaccgtTGCCAGCATAGCCACCGAAAAATAAAGTTAATGGTCTCCGACTCGGAAGACGAAGCTGGCTACTCAGAAGACGACGAGGGCTCCTCCACTGAAGATAACGCCTCAGACTCAAAGATACAACGTGGAGCCTATCACGGTGGTGAACGGCCTCGGTCGCAAAGCTCTGCACCAAAACACCCATTATCCAGAGTTAAAGACCACCATCTTGGATCTTCAGGCTCTTCCTTGGCTCATCACCACTCTAACCAGCCTTCCACTGGTGGTGAACGGCCACGGTCGCAAAGCTCTGCACCAAAACACCCATTATCCAGAGTCAAAGACCACCATCTTGGATCTTCAGGCTCTTCCTTGGCTCATCACCACTCTAACCAGCCTTCCACTGGAGGTCGAGGCTACCAGGGTCGCAACAGGAGGGCCAACTCTTCCTCCGTCCTGGACTGCAGGAGGCAAGGGTCATTCACCGGGCTCAAACAGGAGCAGGGGCGTACCATCAGCCCACTTTGCCATGGTCAGGCCAGCAGTCCCCAGTGCCATGGTCAGGCCAGCAGTCCCCAGTGCCATAGCGATCAGAGGCCCTGCAGGAAGGATTTCAGAAGCCAGCAGCAGGTGTCATCGTCCTCTGGCCTGGAAGAGTCTTTTGTGCGGGCCGGTAGCCCTCAGTGCCATGGTCAGGCCAGCAGTCCCCAGTGCCATGGTCAGGCTAGCAGTCCCCAGTGCCATGGTCAGGCTAGCAGTCCCCAGTGCCATGGTCAGGCTAGCAGTCCCCAGTGCCATGGCGATCAGAAGCACTATAGCAGAAAGAAGCAGCGTTCTTTGTGGTCAACGGGAAGAAAAAACTCTGTGACCCCACAACGACCCTCTTCAGCTGGCCCTGAAATCAAGAACAACAGGCAGACT ACTCTGCGTCCGCGTAGCTCACACGGCATTGGCTGTGACTCATCTGCAGAGTTACTGACGGCCCTAagtcaggaagagagagagctactGGAGGCCATCACTGAGCAGGGCTACCCTCTACACACTGCCATCCTGGCTTTGCAGAAGACTGGCCACCGCAACCCACAACAG ATCCTGAGTTACCTGGTTGCCAGTGACCGTCTGTGTGCGCTGGGCTACGAAGAGGCTCAGGTGGAGGAGGCCATGGAGATGTTCCAGAACTGTGAGAGCAAG